In Gammaproteobacteria bacterium, the following are encoded in one genomic region:
- a CDS encoding LAGLIDADG family homing endonuclease, translating into MAAYPTPRSISDLDAAYIAGLIDGEGTITLSRKHRNEYRQLAVSISNTERALLEYVLQTVGAGKITRKRISHSHHTPSYTYAIYNRQALHVLEQLQPFR; encoded by the coding sequence ATGGCCGCCTACCCAACACCCAGAAGCATTAGCGACCTTGACGCTGCCTATATCGCGGGTCTCATCGACGGCGAAGGCACCATCACCCTGTCGCGCAAGCATCGTAACGAATACCGCCAACTGGCCGTCAGCATCAGCAATACCGAGCGGGCCCTGCTCGAGTACGTATTGCAAACCGTGGGTGCCGGCAAAATTACCCGCAAGCGTATCAGCCATTCACACCACACCCCGAGTTATACCTACGCGATCTACAACCGGCAGGCCCTGCACGTTCTGGAACAACTCCAGCCCTTCCGGTAA